One Anolis carolinensis isolate JA03-04 chromosome 5, rAnoCar3.1.pri, whole genome shotgun sequence DNA segment encodes these proteins:
- the chadl gene encoding chondroadherin-like protein isoform X1: MFKATAWLSHRTSLFFYNWFNRIWFLLFCFRYYIRRLMLVKLLSNMWASASLLLAASLLVGNMVAERCPRICICDRVKYQVMCLNKNLTVVPVNIPQVTQRFDLRCNEIKVIPAGTFLPIPYLTHLNLQKCKVERIEEGAFRGLGRMVYLNLAYNNIAFIYQESFDGLSSLRQLMLENNHIEEIMPGAFGQLGFLNFLNLARNSLVYLPDMVFQGLQLTKWINLSHNSLNVLANEAFGGLPNLRRLSLDHNELQFLPTDALSRLSGTNRLDLGHNPIAYINEEAIQMASLRQLFLDNMVLQDVSHRAFIKSPLLHTLDLHNNQLLVLQPLTEMAHLRKVNLTGNPVLCTCYMRPFKEWAAKKRIHADVVCAGPVSSRGEHLESLRPTDMKCKDHALEEKLLPSMATFTRSSEEDAVKCPKGCTCSSDYQHGNCDRRNLQSIPKGFPSNTQLLDMRHNDFRSIPKDSFPGLKNLTSLHLQNCKIETLQPGAFQDLKSLVYLYLSNNSISSLDAAVFKGTAQLAYLYLDHNGFTHMSQGAFRFLPNLFALHLEHNSISQIPDNALSGLEKLHWLYLTGNRIAQVSPRALSQAKMLEKLHLDDNSLEEVPTRSLRGLPTLSELKLSKNPIKYIKDNAFLPVSRSLQHLYLDNTGLEQISSGAFAGLGPKIRSMYLEKNKMHTVPDFSAFTALEVINLSDIPFHCDCQLLPLRKWLDKLNLRVGATCDSPAAVRGQKVKRITAFQSCRDWSTKKAKRTSSTKAKTKIARHSSKRQQAGKRQMRANKKSKA; encoded by the exons ATGTTCAAGGCAACAGCATGGCTTAGTCATAGAACATCTCTATTCTTTTACAATTGGTTCAACCGCATTTGGTTTCTTTTATTCTGTTTCAGATACTACATTCGCAGACTCATGCTTGTCAAG ttaCTTTCCAATATGTGGGCCTCTGCGAGCCTTCTCCTGGCAGCATCTCTGCTTGTTGGAAATATGGTTGCTGAGCGCTGCCCACGAATTTGCATCTGTGATCGCGTCAAGTACCAAGTCATGTGTTTGAACAAGAACCTAACTGTGGTGCCAGTTAACATCCCTCAG GTAACTCAAAGATTTGACCTTCGCTGTAATGAAATCAAAGTCATCCCTGCCGGAACGTTCCTCCCTATCCCATACCTCACCCATTTGAATCTTCAGAAATGCAAGGTGGAAAGAATTGAGGAAGGAGCCTTCAGAGGATTAGGACGCATGGTTTACCTCAATCTGGCCTACAACAATATAGCTTTCATTTACCAGGAGTCATTTGATGGCCTGTCTTCTCTTCGGCAGCTAATGCTAGAAAATAATCATATTGAAGAAATAATGCCAGGAGCTTTTGGACAGCTGGGCTTCCTCAACTTTCTTAATTTGGCCAGAAACTCTTTGGTGTATCTACCAGATATGGTCTTCCAGGGACTTCAGTTGACTAAGTGGATCAATTTGTCCCATAATTCCCTCAATGTGCTCGCCAATGAAGCCTTTGGTGGACTACCAAATCTAAGGAGGTTGAGCTTAGACCATAATGAACTGCAGTTCCTTCCCACTGATGCACTGTCTAGACTGTCAGGTACAAATAGGCTGGATTTAGGACACAATCCCATTGCCTATATCAATGAGGAGGCCATTCAGATGGCTTCCCTGAGACAACTCTTTTTGGACAACATGGTCCTTCAGGATGTCTCACACAGAGCTTTCATCAAGAGCCCCTTGCTGCATACCCTTGACTTGCACAACAACCAGCTCCTTGTGCTGCAGCCATTGACAGAAATGGCCCATTTGAGAAAGGTCAACTTGACAGGAAACCCGGTGCTTTGCACTTGTTACATGCGGCCCTTCAAAGAGTGGGCTGCCAAAAAAAGGATACACGCCGACGTGGTGTGTGCTGGCCCAGTTAGCTCCAGAGGAGAACATCTGGAATCTTTAAGGCCAACAGATATGAAGTGTAAAGATCATGCCTTAGAAGAGAAGTTGCTTCCTAGCATGGCCACATTCACCAGGAGCTCTGAGGAGGATGCTGTAAAGTGTCCAAAGGGATGTACCTGTTCATCAGACTACCAGCATGGAAACTGTGACCGCAGAAATCTCCAGAGCATTCCCAAAGGATTTCCTAGCAACACCCAACTCTTGGACATGCGCCACAATGACTTCCGCTCCATACCCAAAGACTCCTTCCCAGGCTTAAAAAACCTGACATCTCTTCACCTGCAGAACTGCAAGATTGAAACCCTGCAACCTGGTGCTTTCCAGGACCTGAAAAGCCTTGTCTATCTTTACCTCTCTAACAACAGCATCTCTTCTTTAGATGCAGCTGTTTTTAAAGGAACTGCTCAGCTTGCTTACCTCTACCTGGATCACAATGGATTCACACACATGTCCCAGGGTGCTTTTAGGTTCTTGCCCAACCTCTTTGCCCTTCACCTGGAACACAACTCCATCAGCCAAATACCAGATAATGCTCTGTCTGGGCTGGAAAAGCTACACTGGCTTTATCTAACGGGAAACCGCATTGCTCAGGTGTCTCCCAGGGCTCTGAGTCAAGCCAAGATGTTGGAGAAGCTGCACCTAGATGATAATTCTTTGGAGGAAGTGCCCACCAGGTCCCTCAGGGGACTGCCCACACTTAGTGAACTGAAGCTGTCCAAAAATCCTATAAAGTACATCAAGGACAATGCCTTTCTTCCTGTGTCAAGATCATTGCAACACCTCTACCTGGATAATACAGGGCTAGAACAG ATTTCTTCTGGTGCCTTTGCTGGTTTGGGTCCAAAGATAAGAAGTATGTACCTGGAAAAGAACAAAATGCATACTGTACCTGATTTCAGTGCCTTTACGGCTCTGGAGGTCATCAACTTAAGTGACATACCATTCCATTGTGACTGTCAACTTCTTCCACTACGAAA GTGGCTTGACAAGCTGAATCTGAGAGTAGGAGCCACGTGTGACTCCCCAGCCGCTGTACGTGGCCAAAAGGTGAAGCGCATAACTGCCTTCCAAAGTTGCCGTGACTGGAGTACCAAGAAGGCCAAGCGGACCAGCTCAACTAAAGCCAAAACTAAGATTGCGAGGCACTCTAGTAAGAGGCAGCAAGCGGGGAAAAGGCAAATGAGAGCAAACAAGAAAAGCAAGGCATGA
- the chadl gene encoding chondroadherin-like protein isoform X2: MLVKLLSNMWASASLLLAASLLVGNMVAERCPRICICDRVKYQVMCLNKNLTVVPVNIPQVTQRFDLRCNEIKVIPAGTFLPIPYLTHLNLQKCKVERIEEGAFRGLGRMVYLNLAYNNIAFIYQESFDGLSSLRQLMLENNHIEEIMPGAFGQLGFLNFLNLARNSLVYLPDMVFQGLQLTKWINLSHNSLNVLANEAFGGLPNLRRLSLDHNELQFLPTDALSRLSGTNRLDLGHNPIAYINEEAIQMASLRQLFLDNMVLQDVSHRAFIKSPLLHTLDLHNNQLLVLQPLTEMAHLRKVNLTGNPVLCTCYMRPFKEWAAKKRIHADVVCAGPVSSRGEHLESLRPTDMKCKDHALEEKLLPSMATFTRSSEEDAVKCPKGCTCSSDYQHGNCDRRNLQSIPKGFPSNTQLLDMRHNDFRSIPKDSFPGLKNLTSLHLQNCKIETLQPGAFQDLKSLVYLYLSNNSISSLDAAVFKGTAQLAYLYLDHNGFTHMSQGAFRFLPNLFALHLEHNSISQIPDNALSGLEKLHWLYLTGNRIAQVSPRALSQAKMLEKLHLDDNSLEEVPTRSLRGLPTLSELKLSKNPIKYIKDNAFLPVSRSLQHLYLDNTGLEQISSGAFAGLGPKIRSMYLEKNKMHTVPDFSAFTALEVINLSDIPFHCDCQLLPLRKWLDKLNLRVGATCDSPAAVRGQKVKRITAFQSCRDWSTKKAKRTSSTKAKTKIARHSSKRQQAGKRQMRANKKSKA; the protein is encoded by the exons ATGCTTGTCAAG ttaCTTTCCAATATGTGGGCCTCTGCGAGCCTTCTCCTGGCAGCATCTCTGCTTGTTGGAAATATGGTTGCTGAGCGCTGCCCACGAATTTGCATCTGTGATCGCGTCAAGTACCAAGTCATGTGTTTGAACAAGAACCTAACTGTGGTGCCAGTTAACATCCCTCAG GTAACTCAAAGATTTGACCTTCGCTGTAATGAAATCAAAGTCATCCCTGCCGGAACGTTCCTCCCTATCCCATACCTCACCCATTTGAATCTTCAGAAATGCAAGGTGGAAAGAATTGAGGAAGGAGCCTTCAGAGGATTAGGACGCATGGTTTACCTCAATCTGGCCTACAACAATATAGCTTTCATTTACCAGGAGTCATTTGATGGCCTGTCTTCTCTTCGGCAGCTAATGCTAGAAAATAATCATATTGAAGAAATAATGCCAGGAGCTTTTGGACAGCTGGGCTTCCTCAACTTTCTTAATTTGGCCAGAAACTCTTTGGTGTATCTACCAGATATGGTCTTCCAGGGACTTCAGTTGACTAAGTGGATCAATTTGTCCCATAATTCCCTCAATGTGCTCGCCAATGAAGCCTTTGGTGGACTACCAAATCTAAGGAGGTTGAGCTTAGACCATAATGAACTGCAGTTCCTTCCCACTGATGCACTGTCTAGACTGTCAGGTACAAATAGGCTGGATTTAGGACACAATCCCATTGCCTATATCAATGAGGAGGCCATTCAGATGGCTTCCCTGAGACAACTCTTTTTGGACAACATGGTCCTTCAGGATGTCTCACACAGAGCTTTCATCAAGAGCCCCTTGCTGCATACCCTTGACTTGCACAACAACCAGCTCCTTGTGCTGCAGCCATTGACAGAAATGGCCCATTTGAGAAAGGTCAACTTGACAGGAAACCCGGTGCTTTGCACTTGTTACATGCGGCCCTTCAAAGAGTGGGCTGCCAAAAAAAGGATACACGCCGACGTGGTGTGTGCTGGCCCAGTTAGCTCCAGAGGAGAACATCTGGAATCTTTAAGGCCAACAGATATGAAGTGTAAAGATCATGCCTTAGAAGAGAAGTTGCTTCCTAGCATGGCCACATTCACCAGGAGCTCTGAGGAGGATGCTGTAAAGTGTCCAAAGGGATGTACCTGTTCATCAGACTACCAGCATGGAAACTGTGACCGCAGAAATCTCCAGAGCATTCCCAAAGGATTTCCTAGCAACACCCAACTCTTGGACATGCGCCACAATGACTTCCGCTCCATACCCAAAGACTCCTTCCCAGGCTTAAAAAACCTGACATCTCTTCACCTGCAGAACTGCAAGATTGAAACCCTGCAACCTGGTGCTTTCCAGGACCTGAAAAGCCTTGTCTATCTTTACCTCTCTAACAACAGCATCTCTTCTTTAGATGCAGCTGTTTTTAAAGGAACTGCTCAGCTTGCTTACCTCTACCTGGATCACAATGGATTCACACACATGTCCCAGGGTGCTTTTAGGTTCTTGCCCAACCTCTTTGCCCTTCACCTGGAACACAACTCCATCAGCCAAATACCAGATAATGCTCTGTCTGGGCTGGAAAAGCTACACTGGCTTTATCTAACGGGAAACCGCATTGCTCAGGTGTCTCCCAGGGCTCTGAGTCAAGCCAAGATGTTGGAGAAGCTGCACCTAGATGATAATTCTTTGGAGGAAGTGCCCACCAGGTCCCTCAGGGGACTGCCCACACTTAGTGAACTGAAGCTGTCCAAAAATCCTATAAAGTACATCAAGGACAATGCCTTTCTTCCTGTGTCAAGATCATTGCAACACCTCTACCTGGATAATACAGGGCTAGAACAG ATTTCTTCTGGTGCCTTTGCTGGTTTGGGTCCAAAGATAAGAAGTATGTACCTGGAAAAGAACAAAATGCATACTGTACCTGATTTCAGTGCCTTTACGGCTCTGGAGGTCATCAACTTAAGTGACATACCATTCCATTGTGACTGTCAACTTCTTCCACTACGAAA GTGGCTTGACAAGCTGAATCTGAGAGTAGGAGCCACGTGTGACTCCCCAGCCGCTGTACGTGGCCAAAAGGTGAAGCGCATAACTGCCTTCCAAAGTTGCCGTGACTGGAGTACCAAGAAGGCCAAGCGGACCAGCTCAACTAAAGCCAAAACTAAGATTGCGAGGCACTCTAGTAAGAGGCAGCAAGCGGGGAAAAGGCAAATGAGAGCAAACAAGAAAAGCAAGGCATGA
- the chadl gene encoding chondroadherin-like protein isoform X3 translates to MWASASLLLAASLLVGNMVAERCPRICICDRVKYQVMCLNKNLTVVPVNIPQVTQRFDLRCNEIKVIPAGTFLPIPYLTHLNLQKCKVERIEEGAFRGLGRMVYLNLAYNNIAFIYQESFDGLSSLRQLMLENNHIEEIMPGAFGQLGFLNFLNLARNSLVYLPDMVFQGLQLTKWINLSHNSLNVLANEAFGGLPNLRRLSLDHNELQFLPTDALSRLSGTNRLDLGHNPIAYINEEAIQMASLRQLFLDNMVLQDVSHRAFIKSPLLHTLDLHNNQLLVLQPLTEMAHLRKVNLTGNPVLCTCYMRPFKEWAAKKRIHADVVCAGPVSSRGEHLESLRPTDMKCKDHALEEKLLPSMATFTRSSEEDAVKCPKGCTCSSDYQHGNCDRRNLQSIPKGFPSNTQLLDMRHNDFRSIPKDSFPGLKNLTSLHLQNCKIETLQPGAFQDLKSLVYLYLSNNSISSLDAAVFKGTAQLAYLYLDHNGFTHMSQGAFRFLPNLFALHLEHNSISQIPDNALSGLEKLHWLYLTGNRIAQVSPRALSQAKMLEKLHLDDNSLEEVPTRSLRGLPTLSELKLSKNPIKYIKDNAFLPVSRSLQHLYLDNTGLEQISSGAFAGLGPKIRSMYLEKNKMHTVPDFSAFTALEVINLSDIPFHCDCQLLPLRKWLDKLNLRVGATCDSPAAVRGQKVKRITAFQSCRDWSTKKAKRTSSTKAKTKIARHSSKRQQAGKRQMRANKKSKA, encoded by the exons ATGTGGGCCTCTGCGAGCCTTCTCCTGGCAGCATCTCTGCTTGTTGGAAATATGGTTGCTGAGCGCTGCCCACGAATTTGCATCTGTGATCGCGTCAAGTACCAAGTCATGTGTTTGAACAAGAACCTAACTGTGGTGCCAGTTAACATCCCTCAG GTAACTCAAAGATTTGACCTTCGCTGTAATGAAATCAAAGTCATCCCTGCCGGAACGTTCCTCCCTATCCCATACCTCACCCATTTGAATCTTCAGAAATGCAAGGTGGAAAGAATTGAGGAAGGAGCCTTCAGAGGATTAGGACGCATGGTTTACCTCAATCTGGCCTACAACAATATAGCTTTCATTTACCAGGAGTCATTTGATGGCCTGTCTTCTCTTCGGCAGCTAATGCTAGAAAATAATCATATTGAAGAAATAATGCCAGGAGCTTTTGGACAGCTGGGCTTCCTCAACTTTCTTAATTTGGCCAGAAACTCTTTGGTGTATCTACCAGATATGGTCTTCCAGGGACTTCAGTTGACTAAGTGGATCAATTTGTCCCATAATTCCCTCAATGTGCTCGCCAATGAAGCCTTTGGTGGACTACCAAATCTAAGGAGGTTGAGCTTAGACCATAATGAACTGCAGTTCCTTCCCACTGATGCACTGTCTAGACTGTCAGGTACAAATAGGCTGGATTTAGGACACAATCCCATTGCCTATATCAATGAGGAGGCCATTCAGATGGCTTCCCTGAGACAACTCTTTTTGGACAACATGGTCCTTCAGGATGTCTCACACAGAGCTTTCATCAAGAGCCCCTTGCTGCATACCCTTGACTTGCACAACAACCAGCTCCTTGTGCTGCAGCCATTGACAGAAATGGCCCATTTGAGAAAGGTCAACTTGACAGGAAACCCGGTGCTTTGCACTTGTTACATGCGGCCCTTCAAAGAGTGGGCTGCCAAAAAAAGGATACACGCCGACGTGGTGTGTGCTGGCCCAGTTAGCTCCAGAGGAGAACATCTGGAATCTTTAAGGCCAACAGATATGAAGTGTAAAGATCATGCCTTAGAAGAGAAGTTGCTTCCTAGCATGGCCACATTCACCAGGAGCTCTGAGGAGGATGCTGTAAAGTGTCCAAAGGGATGTACCTGTTCATCAGACTACCAGCATGGAAACTGTGACCGCAGAAATCTCCAGAGCATTCCCAAAGGATTTCCTAGCAACACCCAACTCTTGGACATGCGCCACAATGACTTCCGCTCCATACCCAAAGACTCCTTCCCAGGCTTAAAAAACCTGACATCTCTTCACCTGCAGAACTGCAAGATTGAAACCCTGCAACCTGGTGCTTTCCAGGACCTGAAAAGCCTTGTCTATCTTTACCTCTCTAACAACAGCATCTCTTCTTTAGATGCAGCTGTTTTTAAAGGAACTGCTCAGCTTGCTTACCTCTACCTGGATCACAATGGATTCACACACATGTCCCAGGGTGCTTTTAGGTTCTTGCCCAACCTCTTTGCCCTTCACCTGGAACACAACTCCATCAGCCAAATACCAGATAATGCTCTGTCTGGGCTGGAAAAGCTACACTGGCTTTATCTAACGGGAAACCGCATTGCTCAGGTGTCTCCCAGGGCTCTGAGTCAAGCCAAGATGTTGGAGAAGCTGCACCTAGATGATAATTCTTTGGAGGAAGTGCCCACCAGGTCCCTCAGGGGACTGCCCACACTTAGTGAACTGAAGCTGTCCAAAAATCCTATAAAGTACATCAAGGACAATGCCTTTCTTCCTGTGTCAAGATCATTGCAACACCTCTACCTGGATAATACAGGGCTAGAACAG ATTTCTTCTGGTGCCTTTGCTGGTTTGGGTCCAAAGATAAGAAGTATGTACCTGGAAAAGAACAAAATGCATACTGTACCTGATTTCAGTGCCTTTACGGCTCTGGAGGTCATCAACTTAAGTGACATACCATTCCATTGTGACTGTCAACTTCTTCCACTACGAAA GTGGCTTGACAAGCTGAATCTGAGAGTAGGAGCCACGTGTGACTCCCCAGCCGCTGTACGTGGCCAAAAGGTGAAGCGCATAACTGCCTTCCAAAGTTGCCGTGACTGGAGTACCAAGAAGGCCAAGCGGACCAGCTCAACTAAAGCCAAAACTAAGATTGCGAGGCACTCTAGTAAGAGGCAGCAAGCGGGGAAAAGGCAAATGAGAGCAAACAAGAAAAGCAAGGCATGA
- the chadl gene encoding chondroadherin-like protein isoform X4, producing MVYLNLAYNNIAFIYQESFDGLSSLRQLMLENNHIEEIMPGAFGQLGFLNFLNLARNSLVYLPDMVFQGLQLTKWINLSHNSLNVLANEAFGGLPNLRRLSLDHNELQFLPTDALSRLSGTNRLDLGHNPIAYINEEAIQMASLRQLFLDNMVLQDVSHRAFIKSPLLHTLDLHNNQLLVLQPLTEMAHLRKVNLTGNPVLCTCYMRPFKEWAAKKRIHADVVCAGPVSSRGEHLESLRPTDMKCKDHALEEKLLPSMATFTRSSEEDAVKCPKGCTCSSDYQHGNCDRRNLQSIPKGFPSNTQLLDMRHNDFRSIPKDSFPGLKNLTSLHLQNCKIETLQPGAFQDLKSLVYLYLSNNSISSLDAAVFKGTAQLAYLYLDHNGFTHMSQGAFRFLPNLFALHLEHNSISQIPDNALSGLEKLHWLYLTGNRIAQVSPRALSQAKMLEKLHLDDNSLEEVPTRSLRGLPTLSELKLSKNPIKYIKDNAFLPVSRSLQHLYLDNTGLEQISSGAFAGLGPKIRSMYLEKNKMHTVPDFSAFTALEVINLSDIPFHCDCQLLPLRKWLDKLNLRVGATCDSPAAVRGQKVKRITAFQSCRDWSTKKAKRTSSTKAKTKIARHSSKRQQAGKRQMRANKKSKA from the exons ATGGTTTACCTCAATCTGGCCTACAACAATATAGCTTTCATTTACCAGGAGTCATTTGATGGCCTGTCTTCTCTTCGGCAGCTAATGCTAGAAAATAATCATATTGAAGAAATAATGCCAGGAGCTTTTGGACAGCTGGGCTTCCTCAACTTTCTTAATTTGGCCAGAAACTCTTTGGTGTATCTACCAGATATGGTCTTCCAGGGACTTCAGTTGACTAAGTGGATCAATTTGTCCCATAATTCCCTCAATGTGCTCGCCAATGAAGCCTTTGGTGGACTACCAAATCTAAGGAGGTTGAGCTTAGACCATAATGAACTGCAGTTCCTTCCCACTGATGCACTGTCTAGACTGTCAGGTACAAATAGGCTGGATTTAGGACACAATCCCATTGCCTATATCAATGAGGAGGCCATTCAGATGGCTTCCCTGAGACAACTCTTTTTGGACAACATGGTCCTTCAGGATGTCTCACACAGAGCTTTCATCAAGAGCCCCTTGCTGCATACCCTTGACTTGCACAACAACCAGCTCCTTGTGCTGCAGCCATTGACAGAAATGGCCCATTTGAGAAAGGTCAACTTGACAGGAAACCCGGTGCTTTGCACTTGTTACATGCGGCCCTTCAAAGAGTGGGCTGCCAAAAAAAGGATACACGCCGACGTGGTGTGTGCTGGCCCAGTTAGCTCCAGAGGAGAACATCTGGAATCTTTAAGGCCAACAGATATGAAGTGTAAAGATCATGCCTTAGAAGAGAAGTTGCTTCCTAGCATGGCCACATTCACCAGGAGCTCTGAGGAGGATGCTGTAAAGTGTCCAAAGGGATGTACCTGTTCATCAGACTACCAGCATGGAAACTGTGACCGCAGAAATCTCCAGAGCATTCCCAAAGGATTTCCTAGCAACACCCAACTCTTGGACATGCGCCACAATGACTTCCGCTCCATACCCAAAGACTCCTTCCCAGGCTTAAAAAACCTGACATCTCTTCACCTGCAGAACTGCAAGATTGAAACCCTGCAACCTGGTGCTTTCCAGGACCTGAAAAGCCTTGTCTATCTTTACCTCTCTAACAACAGCATCTCTTCTTTAGATGCAGCTGTTTTTAAAGGAACTGCTCAGCTTGCTTACCTCTACCTGGATCACAATGGATTCACACACATGTCCCAGGGTGCTTTTAGGTTCTTGCCCAACCTCTTTGCCCTTCACCTGGAACACAACTCCATCAGCCAAATACCAGATAATGCTCTGTCTGGGCTGGAAAAGCTACACTGGCTTTATCTAACGGGAAACCGCATTGCTCAGGTGTCTCCCAGGGCTCTGAGTCAAGCCAAGATGTTGGAGAAGCTGCACCTAGATGATAATTCTTTGGAGGAAGTGCCCACCAGGTCCCTCAGGGGACTGCCCACACTTAGTGAACTGAAGCTGTCCAAAAATCCTATAAAGTACATCAAGGACAATGCCTTTCTTCCTGTGTCAAGATCATTGCAACACCTCTACCTGGATAATACAGGGCTAGAACAG ATTTCTTCTGGTGCCTTTGCTGGTTTGGGTCCAAAGATAAGAAGTATGTACCTGGAAAAGAACAAAATGCATACTGTACCTGATTTCAGTGCCTTTACGGCTCTGGAGGTCATCAACTTAAGTGACATACCATTCCATTGTGACTGTCAACTTCTTCCACTACGAAA GTGGCTTGACAAGCTGAATCTGAGAGTAGGAGCCACGTGTGACTCCCCAGCCGCTGTACGTGGCCAAAAGGTGAAGCGCATAACTGCCTTCCAAAGTTGCCGTGACTGGAGTACCAAGAAGGCCAAGCGGACCAGCTCAACTAAAGCCAAAACTAAGATTGCGAGGCACTCTAGTAAGAGGCAGCAAGCGGGGAAAAGGCAAATGAGAGCAAACAAGAAAAGCAAGGCATGA